A region of Paenibacillus sp. JNUCC-31 DNA encodes the following proteins:
- a CDS encoding DedA family protein yields the protein MDFIHNIVNQLFDWIQSLGYFGIMFGLMLEVIPSEIVLAYGGFLVSQGHINFFGAMIFGTVGGVIAQLFIYWIGRYGGRPVLERYGKYILIQKKHIDHSEEWFRKYGTGVIFTARFVPVVRHAISIPAGISKMHTGRFILLTTLAVIPWSALFIYLGMILGDQWQHINEKAAPYIMPILLVALALMIIYVLIKWMNVRKKKGSV from the coding sequence ATGGACTTTATTCATAACATTGTCAATCAATTATTCGATTGGATTCAGAGCCTTGGATACTTTGGAATTATGTTTGGATTAATGCTTGAAGTTATTCCAAGTGAAATTGTATTGGCATATGGAGGTTTTCTCGTTTCACAAGGCCATATTAATTTTTTCGGTGCAATGATTTTTGGTACCGTGGGCGGTGTCATAGCCCAGCTATTTATTTACTGGATTGGCCGTTATGGTGGAAGGCCTGTACTTGAACGTTACGGAAAATACATACTGATCCAGAAAAAGCACATCGACCATTCCGAAGAATGGTTCCGCAAGTATGGTACAGGTGTCATTTTCACGGCGCGTTTTGTTCCGGTCGTAAGACATGCCATATCGATTCCTGCGGGGATATCCAAAATGCATACGGGTCGATTTATTTTACTGACAACCCTCGCTGTTATACCTTGGTCTGCATTGTTTATATATTTAGGGATGATACTTGGAGATCAATGGCAACATATCAACGAAAAAGCGGCACCTTATATTATGCCGATTCTGCTTGTTGCTCTGGCACTTATGATTATTTATGTACTGATTAAATGGATGAATGTTCGTAAAAAGAAGGGAAGTGTCTAG
- a CDS encoding dehydrogenase — protein MSPKLTPGTPPVKHNTPGQKLPSARGIRRACSKELYRTAKKLKVYISPELMKQAEELYYGKVIANLLWIGEHRDNRKKLCEWWNADVSADIAALWGVELEPLQGAFQQAFGGYRL, from the coding sequence ATGTCACCCAAATTAACACCCGGTACTCCCCCGGTAAAACATAACACTCCAGGCCAGAAACTGCCTTCCGCCCGCGGAATCCGCAGGGCTTGCAGCAAGGAGTTGTATCGAACTGCCAAAAAGCTAAAGGTATACATTTCGCCCGAACTGATGAAGCAGGCAGAAGAACTGTATTATGGTAAGGTCATCGCCAATCTGCTCTGGATCGGTGAACATCGGGATAATCGCAAGAAATTATGCGAATGGTGGAATGCCGATGTCAGTGCCGATATTGCAGCTCTATGGGGTGTGGAGCTGGAACCTCTGCAAGGAGCATTTCAGCAGGCTTTCGGCGGGTATCGCCTGTAG
- a CDS encoding O-antigen ligase family protein, with the protein MQRRGARLPLLLAMAAPLACAAWLFRQLAAAQLAPAPVPGLLALAGAWAAALLGTLLLCRLWHSGARERATALTATGLAGITAAALAVASTADRMAAGVGTGLSRLQLWRDALKLWTEAAWLGHGGDTWRNMFRAIQSSPYVGGEVHNGILDLALDTGVIGVLLIAGWFLFTLRTMWRFAPHLLPVFLIFVLHGAMDFDWSFTFLWMMFIWIGGWAHSSQPQQHVEAYNKRPRISPQLSLWSPILTGLFILFWLGGTAWLAGHQWAAEHQYRMAISKAAGSTEQKTLLASAHKFNSYRADIVLSLSRILPAKEAEIILLKSLYHSPVNPQLYQELGLWAARSGLGEQAGEYFERSIALNRYDASSQSLALYCMEQASRLELAAGYTDRAKQTAAAGVRIYERYRQLAEEVAAGQERNDRRFGLEDEALRHGGNLVMLASGPPASDLTRRSP; encoded by the coding sequence TTGCAGCGGCGCGGTGCCCGCCTGCCGCTGCTGCTGGCCATGGCCGCGCCACTGGCGTGCGCGGCCTGGCTTTTCCGCCAGCTGGCTGCTGCCCAGCTGGCGCCTGCACCCGTGCCCGGCCTGCTGGCCCTGGCCGGGGCATGGGCAGCTGCGCTGCTCGGCACGCTGCTGCTGTGCCGTCTGTGGCACAGCGGCGCTCGTGAGCGCGCCACTGCCCTCACGGCCACGGGGCTGGCGGGAATCACCGCCGCAGCCCTGGCCGTGGCCTCCACCGCCGACCGCATGGCGGCTGGTGTCGGCACAGGGCTGTCCCGCCTTCAGCTGTGGCGGGACGCCCTGAAGCTCTGGACCGAGGCCGCATGGCTGGGCCACGGGGGTGATACATGGCGCAACATGTTTCGCGCCATCCAATCCTCGCCTTATGTCGGAGGCGAGGTTCATAACGGCATCCTTGATCTCGCCCTCGATACAGGCGTGATCGGTGTATTGCTTATCGCGGGTTGGTTTCTTTTTACCCTGCGGACCATGTGGAGGTTCGCGCCTCACCTATTGCCTGTCTTTCTTATTTTTGTACTTCATGGCGCAATGGACTTTGACTGGAGTTTCACCTTCCTCTGGATGATGTTTATTTGGATAGGGGGCTGGGCCCATTCGTCACAACCTCAACAGCATGTCGAGGCTTACAACAAACGCCCCCGTATTTCCCCCCAGTTGAGTCTGTGGTCTCCGATACTAACCGGATTGTTCATCTTGTTCTGGCTTGGCGGAACAGCCTGGCTGGCTGGCCACCAATGGGCAGCAGAACATCAATATCGTATGGCCATTTCCAAAGCTGCAGGAAGCACTGAGCAAAAGACGTTGCTTGCTTCGGCGCATAAATTCAATTCATACAGGGCGGATATTGTCCTCTCTCTGTCACGCATACTGCCTGCCAAAGAAGCTGAGATCATATTGCTCAAAAGCCTGTACCATTCCCCGGTTAACCCTCAACTCTATCAGGAGTTAGGTCTATGGGCTGCACGATCCGGCCTGGGGGAGCAGGCTGGGGAATATTTTGAGCGATCCATCGCCTTGAACCGTTATGATGCCTCAAGTCAGTCCCTGGCTTTGTATTGCATGGAACAAGCATCACGTCTGGAACTTGCAGCAGGATACACAGATCGGGCAAAACAGACCGCTGCTGCCGGAGTACGAATATATGAACGGTATAGACAGCTGGCTGAAGAAGTGGCAGCAGGGCAAGAGAGAAATGATCGGCGTTTTGGACTTGAAGATGAAGCATTACGTCATGGGGGCAATCTGGTCATGTTGGCTTCTGGTCCGCCTGCTTCAGATTTGACCAGACGGAGTCCATGA